CGCGTTCGAAGAGCTCGTCAATAAATATAGCCGCCGCATATTGGACTATTGCCGGCGGCTGGTGGGCGACGCCGTAGTCGCCGAAGACCTGGCGCAGGAGGCTTTCGTAAAATTCTACCTCGGCTTGTCCTCCTTCGACCCCTCCAAATCGGTTTCTCCGTATCTATATCGGATAGCGCATAACCGCTGCCTCGATTGGCTCCGCAAGAGGAGGGTGCCGACGGTCTCGCTGGTGTGGGAAGATGAAGAGGGGCGAGGACTCCGGGAGGCCGACGCGCCGGACCGGACGCTGGCGCCGGACGAACTCGCCGAACGAGCCGAAGTGCAACAGGCCATCGACGAGGCGCTGGCGTCCCTTCCGCCGACGTACCGCGGCGCGCTGATTATGCGGCACCGCGAGGGGATGTCGTACGAAGAAATTGCGGAGGCGTTGGGGATGCCGCTCGGGACCGTTAAGGCGCGCATCCACCGCGGCCGCGAAAAGCTGCAACAAACGCTGGCAAAATACGTATAAGATAATGGAGAACGACGATGGCGGAAAAATGCTCGGAAATTAAGGCTTTAATGAACGCGGCGCTCGACGACGAGCTTGACCCGGAAGCGCGGGTCCGTTTCGACGAGCATCTCGCCGCTTGCCCGGCGTGCCGGCGCGAGTACGAGGTTCTGACGCGGGCTGTCGCCGCGTTCGAGGCGGCGCCTCGGCTCGAGCCGTCGCCGACGTTCGCCGCCGACGTGGTACGCCGCGCCCGCCTGGCGAAGGGGCGCGAGGCCCGCGGCCGGCGCGCGTTCGCGCGCGTTACGATAGCCGCGTCCGCCGCG
This sequence is a window from bacterium. Protein-coding genes within it:
- a CDS encoding sigma-70 family RNA polymerase sigma factor yields the protein AFEELVNKYSRRILDYCRRLVGDAVVAEDLAQEAFVKFYLGLSSFDPSKSVSPYLYRIAHNRCLDWLRKRRVPTVSLVWEDEEGRGLREADAPDRTLAPDELAERAEVQQAIDEALASLPPTYRGALIMRHREGMSYEEIAEALGMPLGTVKARIHRGREKLQQTLAKYV